AGAGCGCACGGCAGCGAAGTAACGTGGTAAGTAGAGCGGATGAACAACATGAGTGTCTCcagcgcgcagctgcccCTCACTAGTGTGGTGACCACAtcgagaagagagatgctTCTCTctgggaagaagaagcgcttACCCCTCATGCAAGAGAGTGAGCTGCCGAGGGCAGCAAGGGTGCTCGCTGCATCTGCAAAAAAGAAATGCACGTGAGCGCGTATTGGCAGATAGGGCTACTTCAAGCTAGCGTTTGTGTAGAGGCGGtatcgaggaggagaagggtgtTTTGGGGGGTGTATGAAAGCGGTCCGACGCAGCAACACATCGAGCCCTGCAGCGAGCGCCTCACTACGTGGAGTGAGCataaagaaaaagagagagcgacagagcgACAAAcgtgggggaagagagcaTGAGGGGTAGGAAGCAATCGTgagaacgagagagcgaggtgaGGAGCACAATATTGCACATCCAAGCTCACGTACGGCACGGAACGCTGCGCAAAAGGCGTAAACGGGGGATTCAGCCGCCTTTCTAtgtacacagacacacacatacacacacgtacaaCGACGGTCGTGATTTCCAGAACTCCAGtaccagagagagaggggagggtgtgACGTGGCCGGCCCATACCTCGACGCGTTAACTCGTCTCCcatggagagagagccatGCTAATTTGACCGCTGTGAAACCTCAATTCTTGCTCCGCATTTGAAGGAAGTCGACACCACCATTGGCATCGATGGCGATGGGAAGCgggagagcaagagagatgCGACTATCTCCTCCACAAGGAGAACACGCGTAAGAGAAGACGGGAAGAAATTAACTTAAGCGTCGGATTCAATGCTCTTTACGTAACGACTACataggagagaggaaaaagggagaaggcaTGTTGGGGAGAGGTACTGTGCGAGATGAAGAGAGTGCGCTAGAGAAAAAGGTGGAGGGGCGGCGCGGCCCTGTGCATGACACGCTTGATTAAgcctcactccctcttcttaGGCAGCGAATGCGATGCAGGTGTCTGAGTGTCAAAGCATGTCCCTGTGCCACGCTGCGCGTCGGCCACTGCCGACGCGGTACTCTCGAGATCCTGGAGAAAATGCCGCACCGCAAACTCAACGTAATTAGGTGGCAGTACCGGGGCGTCGGCAGCCGTTGTGAGTCGTGGGTTGGTCAGAACACAGCGGACAGCCGACTGAAGGTCCTCGCGAATGCGCGTCACTGCCAAGATGTCCTTGTTCCCGTAGAGGTCCTTGGCATCGTAGGCGGCCGTGTCGCTGAAATGACGATAGAAGACGTTGACGCTCATGTTGTATGGGGCCAgcatcgtcgctgcggcgctttCCACCGGCTCCACGTCTGGCAACAGCGTCGTAACATGGTGAAACCACATGGCAGGGAAGAAAAGCACGTCGCCCGGTCGCAGAATgacctgctgcgccgctctgcAGGCTTCAATAAAGCGAGGGTAGCGCACGAGATCAGGTGCCTCCAGGTTGATCACCGCCGAGGAGCTACCTGTCACGTACAGGTTGTTGTACTCGCTCGGCGGGAACAGCACCACCCGCTTAGTACCGACTATTTGGCAGAGAACGTTGTCCAGTGTGTCATAGTGTGTCCACAGTTGCAGCGGCGGGGCGCTCATGCGCAAACAAGACTGATGCAGCCGCGGCTCAATGTATTCCTTTGCGCCCGGTGGCAACACAAAGTCCTTACCCAATGCCGGAAAGTCTGTCCACACGTTGGAACGCTCGTTCTTCATACGACTCGCAATAGAGCGGTAGTACCACGTTTCGCTTGGAGTCCCACGTGTCTTGCAAAAGAGGTCTGTCGCCTCCTCGGTGTGCTGTACGAGTTGTGCCAGCGTAACACGACGAAAGGAAAAGTTCTTACGCGCAAAGTCAAGAAGCTGCGACTTCTCAGCCACGTGCACAGAGACTGTGGTGTTACCTTCGGTCTCTTTCAAGTACGCTGAGGAGCCCCAGGTGCTCAGACACGCGCCAAGAGGGACGTTGCGAAACACAACGggctgcgtcgccgcagtGGCTGCCTCCAGAAACGCGGCCGCGCTGTAGTGCATCACCTCACGCACAGCTGGCCACGGCTTGGAAAGGAGTTCCTCGTACGAATACACGGGCTCTAGCGCTGTGACGGTTCTCCTACCATCGCCACGTCCGACATTCGAGCTGCAAGCAGATGGAAACCTCGGCCGCCACGCGCTCTCCTCGACAATGTCGCCGAGGAAAAGCAGCTGCGGTTTTGCGGCGAATGTGCCAAAGGAAAAGCAGGTGTAGCCGCCACCAATTACACCCACCACACCCTGGCCGAGGGTCACGCAGGAATGGCGCGACCACCACGGTGCATCGGCTGGGAGCGACACAGGGACGGCAACTGCAGCCGCAGTTTCACTACCTGTGTTGGACtcgaaaagagagaatgggACTAGCAGAGCTGGGAGTACGTGAGATTTCTCCgcccagctgctgcctcctaATATGAGGAGGTACTCTTGACGGTTCACGGTGACAGGAGTCAGTGAGTGAGCGTAGCGGCCTTCGCCGAGTCGCATCGGCACACAGAACCACTCCTTCGTGGAAAGTCGTAGCTGCCACAGATGCGGATTACACGCATCgcgccccagcagcaccccgCCGGAGATAAGCACCGCATCAGACGAGAGTGCAATGGCCGCCGCAGAgtgcagcggaggtggcaaATGCCCGCCTGCCGCAGTGCAGTCCAGTGCTTCGTAGGAGATGGTAAAGCGTCGCATGCACACGGTAACCCGGAAGCactccagcgccaccgcggcgttGACACCAGAAGTTTTGCCGCCCACCAGTAGAAGTGTCGCCTTGTCTGCTGTGCCACCGAGATTCACCATGCTGTGGCGATAGCGAGGGGATGGGCGACACCGGTGCCTGTCGTCGCTACCTACACAAAGAACCCTCCAACGCGCCGTAACAATGCTACCAAGACTAACCATGTCCGGGACATCGAGGGTGAGCAGAAAGGCTTCGTTGGATGGTGCAGACGGATTTGAGCGGCCGCCCCAGACGAGGAACGTGCGAGGGGCCACGCGAGAGAAGGTGTGGAACACTAGTGGTGGAGGATGCGTCGTGCAGGCAGTTAGTCCGGCTGTTGCCGCGCCATCGCTCTGCTCGCCGGCAACCACAACACGCAGCTCCCCCTCTTGTAGACTGTGCACGTACACGGTGTTgacgcgctggtgctgctttCCCGCCGCAAATCCGCCAAAGGAAACGAGAAGGCGGTCCCCGTTTGACAGAGgctcgacggcgacgccgccgttGCCCCAGCCCTCAAAGCCGTAGCGTGCAGAGGGCCAATTGTGCAGGGTGCCCTTGATAGCCTCTGTGCCCTGCGGTAGAGACTCAACACCCGTGATGCATGCCACACCATCGACCGAGTACTCCATAAAGGCTGGGTGAGCCGCACAGCCGTTCGTGGCTACCGAGTCCCACACCAGCGGCGTGGTCGCCAAAGTGATGCCGTAGTGCTCGCACATTTCGCTCCACTCCTCTAACTCGTCAAAGTCCTCAAGGGCCTCTACGCGCCTCCGCTCCTCTccagcaaaacaaaaagtTGAGATGCGGTAAAAGTCGGCCCACCACGCGCGACACATGCCAGCCGCGCATGCACGTCGCACCATGTGCGCTCCATCCGGACAGGACTGCACACCCAGTAGTGGGCTGTTCTTTTGGCGCAACGTGTTTTGCATGACGCGGCCGAAGCTGTCAAGCGGCGAGACCTGGTCGTACGCGATGAAGACGGCGTTTGGGAGGCCTGCGGCCAGAAGcgcaagcagctgcgccgcatcctTGGGCGGCATGTACTGCATGACACACTCAGCATAGATGATGGTTGGGTTCGTTGCCACGAACCCCGTGGGGCCGTGCTGGTGGAGACGCGGGAGCAGCTCGGTGGAAGCGAAACGGAGATCGACGCCGACGGCGGAGTAGTGTGGACTACGGATTGGGCAGTCTGCGCTCTGCGGCCTCAGATGCCAGTCTTCTGGAAACGTCTGCGAAGGGGCGGCTGCCATGAGAGCTGCCTTTGCCATTAGTACTGCGGGGAAATCCACGTCGATGAAAAGCACTTCCCCTCCAGGGAAGGAAACGGGTGCGGACGGTGACagtgacgaggacgacgacgacgctgacgcTCCAGCACATTTGTCGCCTACCGCAAGAACATCGACAGAGTCTAGCAGAAGTCGAAAAGCCAACGTGTCGTAGCCAGCTCCTAAGGAGAGAACCTGCACGGGCGGAGGGCACGGAGCACCCTCCAAGACTTCCGTCTGCCGCTCAGGTGCATCCAGGTAGCTCTTGACGAGTCGCACCACTAGATCCGTCATTATTGCCATGCGCAGGTGGTAGCCGCGGTTGATGAGTGGCGAGCGTCGTGAAGGCTTCTTCACAAAATGCCGCAGAAACTTGTCACGGATGTATCCCTGTGCCACAGCGGAGCGCTTACTGACGACGCTGTCGTCGTTCGTCTGCTGCACTTGCACGTCGACGCTGCCGTTCACCACTCTGATCCTCTGCGTCACCTTGCtcgctttcttctgcttcctACGCGACAGAGCTACCCCGCCATTAGTGCACTCGGAGGATGTTGAAGGTGGTGGGCTGGGCTCCTCTGTCGGCGCCTGAGGTGGCGCTGTCTCTGCTGCGTTAGGTTCGGTACTCATCGACTGTAACAAAACCTAATCAGTCACGATCTCGACTGTAGTTGACTGCTGTCGTCGGTCTGCGGTTGTAGCGGCGGGAGAACACCAGGAA
This DNA window, taken from Leishmania panamensis strain MHOM/PA/94/PSC-1 chromosome 34 sequence, encodes the following:
- a CDS encoding leucine carboxyl methyltransferase, putative (TriTrypDB/GeneDB-style sysID: LpmP.34.2790), with translation MSTEPNAAETAPPQAPTEEPSPPPSTSSECTNGGVALSRRKQKKASKVTQRIRVVNGSVDVQVQQTNDDSVVSKRSAVAQGYIRDKFLRHFVKKPSRRSPLINRGYHLRMAIMTDLVVRLVKSYLDAPERQTEVLEGAPCPPPVQVLSLGAGYDTLAFRLLLDSVDVLAVGDKCAGASASSSSSSLSPSAPVSFPGGEVLFIDVDFPAVLMAKAALMAAAPSQTFPEDWHLRPQSADCPIRSPHYSAVGVDLRFASTELLPRLHQHGPTGFVATNPTIIYAECVMQYMPPKDAAQLLALLAAGLPNAVFIAYDQVSPLDSFGRVMQNTLRQKNSPLLGVQSCPDGAHMVRRACAAGMCRAWWADFYRISTFCFAGEERRRVEALEDFDELEEWSEMCEHYGITLATTPLVWDSVATNGCAAHPAFMEYSVDGVACITGVESLPQGTEAIKGTLHNWPSARYGFEGWGNGGVAVEPLSNGDRLLVSFGGFAAGKQHQRVNTVYVHSLQEGELRVVVAGEQSDGAATAGLTACTTHPPPLVFHTFSRVAPRTFLVWGGRSNPSAPSNEAFLLTLDVPDMVSLGSIVTARWRVLCVGSDDRHRCRPSPRYRHSMVNLGGTADKATLLLVGGKTSGVNAAVALECFRVTVCMRRFTISYEALDCTAAGGHLPPPLHSAAAIALSSDAVLISGGVLLGRDACNPHLWQLRLSTKEWFCVPMRLGEGRYAHSLTPVTVNRQEYLLILGGSSWAEKSHVLPALLVPFSLFESNTGSETAAAVAVPVSLPADAPWWSRHSCVTLGQGVVGVIGGGYTCFSFGTFAAKPQLLFLGDIVEESAWRPRFPSACSSNVGRGDGRRTVTALEPVYSYEELLSKPWPAVREVMHYSAAAFLEAATAATQPVVFRNVPLGACLSTWGSSAYLKETEGNTTVSVHVAEKSQLLDFARKNFSFRRVTLAQLVQHTEEATDLFCKTRGTPSETWYYRSIASRMKNERSNVWTDFPALGKDFVLPPGAKEYIEPRLHQSCLRMSAPPLQLWTHYDTLDNVLCQIVGTKRVVLFPPSEYNNLYVTGSSSAVINLEAPDLVRYPRFIEACRAAQQVILRPGDVLFFPAMWFHHVTTLLPDVEPVESAAATMLAPYNMSVNVFYRHFSDTAAYDAKDLYGNKDILAVTRIREDLQSAVRCVLTNPRLTTAADAPVLPPNYVEFAVRHFLQDLESTASAVADAQRGTGTCFDTQTPASHSLPKKRE